The following proteins come from a genomic window of Actinopolyspora saharensis:
- a CDS encoding Imm1 family immunity protein, with product MIISALVHDRFHHVEHWDDINRVIDEAINRSLPGSADAPLPAGEVAQFYCATQPWTDEVLEWAPDNFLQLASNPSAGYAALTWGGFLGEATMETFVSFSTDAPLSTPPRLVIDPGYPHDHDPRSALPLEQARTALREFWSTGGQRPASVTWVRGDFTGAILQPLPDGVA from the coding sequence ATGATCATCAGCGCACTCGTTCATGACCGGTTCCACCACGTCGAGCACTGGGACGACATCAACCGTGTGATCGATGAGGCCATCAACCGTTCCCTGCCCGGATCGGCGGATGCTCCGCTTCCAGCCGGTGAAGTGGCCCAGTTCTACTGCGCCACCCAGCCCTGGACCGACGAGGTCCTCGAGTGGGCGCCGGACAACTTCCTCCAGCTCGCCAGCAACCCCTCCGCCGGCTACGCTGCGCTAACCTGGGGAGGTTTCCTGGGGGAAGCCACGATGGAAACGTTCGTCTCCTTCAGCACGGACGCTCCGTTGAGCACCCCGCCCCGCCTGGTCATCGATCCTGGCTACCCGCACGACCATGACCCACGCAGCGCGCTCCCCCTCGAACAGGCCCGCACGGCGCTCCGGGAGTTCTGGAGCACCGGAGGCCAACGTCCAGCCTCGGTGACCTGGGTACGCGGCGATTTCACCGGTGCCATCCTGCAACCGTTGCCGGACGGCGTCGCCTAG
- a CDS encoding NUDIX domain-containing protein codes for MNTPDLDELTSADTADGIDQHVVGAVIDHDGTFLLLKRPTDDFRGGTWELPSGKVEPTDTDLYAALHREVTEETGLTISTITGYLGAFDYTSGSGKHTRQHTWTVTVANPAELHLSEHDESAWVVTTEQHPVSAEIQQLIDTHLSGPTD; via the coding sequence ATGAACACACCCGACCTGGACGAACTCACCAGCGCCGACACCGCCGACGGCATCGACCAACACGTCGTCGGCGCCGTCATCGACCACGACGGCACGTTCCTCCTGCTCAAACGCCCCACCGACGACTTCCGCGGCGGCACCTGGGAACTGCCCTCCGGCAAGGTCGAACCCACCGATACCGACCTGTACGCCGCGCTGCACCGCGAAGTCACCGAAGAAACCGGCCTGACCATCTCGACCATCACCGGCTACCTGGGCGCATTCGACTACACCTCCGGCTCCGGCAAGCACACCCGCCAACACACCTGGACCGTCACCGTGGCCAACCCCGCCGAGCTGCACCTCAGCGAACACGACGAGTCCGCCTGGGTGGTCACCACCGAGCAGCACCCGGTCAGCGCCGAAATACAACAACTCATCGACACCCACCTCTCCGGGCCCACCGACTAA
- a CDS encoding Imm1 family immunity protein, whose protein sequence is MIISASHQHEWLHGYDADQVDQVINAVLTQGSPLQPSEVFVGEQTVTLETMDLPEYHVRVCVNPTAGYAALLFTASDLDPDRMWVSFNSKPPLEDPRLASDIDTGRYHDRFTAIPVEQARTALREFWSTGGQRPASVTWVAGDYYGRITERMTVAT, encoded by the coding sequence ATGATCATCAGCGCGAGTCACCAACACGAGTGGCTGCACGGTTACGACGCTGACCAGGTCGATCAGGTCATCAACGCTGTTCTCACGCAGGGCAGTCCGCTTCAGCCGAGCGAGGTCTTCGTTGGTGAGCAGACGGTGACGCTCGAAACGATGGACCTTCCCGAGTACCACGTACGAGTCTGTGTCAACCCGACCGCCGGGTACGCAGCGCTGCTGTTCACCGCCTCCGATCTCGACCCGGACCGGATGTGGGTATCGTTCAACTCGAAACCGCCGCTGGAGGACCCCCGCCTGGCCAGCGACATCGACACGGGACGTTACCACGATCGGTTCACAGCCATCCCCGTCGAGCAGGCCCGCACGGCGCTCCGGGAATTCTGGAGCACCGGAGGCCAACGTCCAGCCTCGGTGACGTGGGTAGCCGGGGACTACTACGGGCGTATCACCGAGCGCATGACCGTTGCCACGTAG
- a CDS encoding Imm1 family immunity protein → MTIRAKHFEFEPDSTVTKNLHESTLATGSDVETFLARLLDPNANEAILTHESRPTKQHPLTGRTPPDHSLRIAVAGGYGYAEYTGPGHWCQAVGDPASPEYHTSRSETMRAGNGLSFPTLTRLVTEFLETGELPQLVTWREQADPSVTHPS, encoded by the coding sequence GTGACCATTCGTGCCAAGCACTTCGAATTCGAACCGGACAGCACGGTGACCAAGAACCTTCACGAGTCAACTCTGGCGACAGGCAGCGATGTGGAGACGTTCCTGGCGAGACTGCTGGACCCGAATGCGAACGAAGCGATACTGACCCACGAGTCCCGCCCGACGAAGCAGCATCCACTGACGGGCCGGACGCCCCCTGACCACTCACTCAGGATCGCAGTTGCTGGTGGCTACGGCTACGCCGAGTACACCGGCCCGGGGCATTGGTGCCAGGCAGTGGGAGATCCGGCCTCGCCGGAGTACCACACCAGCCGTTCGGAGACGATGCGTGCCGGAAACGGCCTCTCGTTTCCCACGCTGACACGCCTCGTCACCGAATTCCTGGAGACGGGCGAACTTCCGCAGCTAGTGACATGGCGTGAACAGGCTGACCCCTCCGTCACTCACCCATCATGA